The following coding sequences lie in one Cryptococcus tetragattii IND107 chromosome 7, whole genome shotgun sequence genomic window:
- a CDS encoding succinate dehydrogenase [ubiquinone] iron-sulfur subunit, mitochondrial: MVRPATIFRSFNAIPSTSRPLAAAARSFHATASAQLATPVEGKEPQIKEFKIYRWNPDVPNEKPKLQTYKVDLSQCGPMMLDALIKIKNELDPTLTFRRSCREGICGSCAMNIDGVNTLACLCRIPKDTSKESKIYPLPHMYVVKDLVPDLTHFYKQYKSIEPYLKNDNPPEKGEFLQSQADRKKLDGMYECILCACCSTSCPSYWWNQDEYLGPAVLMQAYRWMADSRDSYGAERKEKMQNSMSLYRCHTIFNCSRTCPKGLNPAAAIAKMKLEMATGE; the protein is encoded by the exons ATGGTCCGCCCTGCCACCATCTTCCGTTCTTTCAACGCTatcccttccacctctAGACCGCTCGCCGCTGCTGCCAGGTCTTTCCATGCTACCGCTTCTGCTCAGCTCGCCACCCCtgttgaaggaaaggagcCTCAAATCAAGGAGTTCAAGATCTACCGATGG AACCCCGATGTCCCCAATGAGAAGCCCAAGCTCCAAACATACAAGGTTGATCTCTCTCAATGTGGTCCTATGATGCTCGATGCTTTG atcaagatcaagaatGAGCTCGACCCCACTCTTACTTTCCGACGATCGTGCCGAGAGGGTATCTGTGGCTCTTGTGCCATGAACATTGACGGTGTCAACACTCTTGCCTGCTTGTGCCGAATTCCCAAAGATACCTCCAAGGAATCCAAGATCTACCCCCTTCCTCACA TGTACGTGGTCAAGGACCTCGTCCCCGATCTTACCCACTTCTA CAAGCAATATAAGTCTATCGAACCTTACCTCAAGAACGACAACCCCCCAGAAAAGGGAGAATTCCTTCAAAGTCAGGCGGATAGGAAGAAGTTGGACGGAATGTACGAGTGTATTTTGTGTGCTTGTTGCTCAacctcttgcccttca TACTGGTGGAACCAAG ATGAATACCTCGGTCCCGCAGTGTTAATGCAGGCTTACCGATGGATGGCTGATTCTCGA GATTCTTACGGCGCTGAgcgaaaggagaagatgcaGAACAGCATGTCTCTTTACCGATGCCACACTATCTTCAAC TGTTCTCGAACATGTCCCAAGGGTCTTAACCCTGCCGCCGCGATTGCCAAGATGAAGCTCGAGATGGCCACCGGCGAGTAA
- a CDS encoding presequence translocated-associated motor subunit PAM17, mitochondrial — translation MSRSVFNTLRPVLGQKAAITPFALSLRHASSSSSPLSAPNEPTSFRTQPSHSAPSGPLPLTWPNYLSLRRQRRLWSTLTSVPTTFLGLFLGGGYFASLEADPSQLIFGIEPMFVYGGATLGCMALGYLIGPSVGATLFSLTHPSIARGNPAPLEVMDREFYHRIRKNRADPRFQSVQNIVPDFYGEKIVSLSTYRRWLRDQAVYKRKAMHGVPSEEL, via the exons ATGTCCAGATCAGTATTCAACACTCTCAGACCTGTTCTCGGCCAGAAGGCCGCCATCACCCcctttgccctttcccttcgacacgcttcttcctcctcttcccctctttcaGCACCCAACGAACCCACTTCATTCCGTACCCAGCCATCTCACTCCGCTCCTTCcggtcctcttcctctgacATGGCCCAACTATCTCTCCCTCCGTCGCCAGCGCCGTCTTTGGTCTACTCTTACCTCTGTGCCGACGACGTTTTTGGGATTGTTCCTTGGTGGAGGTTACTTTGCTAGTCTTGAAGCTGACCCTAGTCAGTTGATCTTTGGCATTGAACCAAT GTTTGTGTACGGAGGCGCGAC TCTGGGCTGCATGG CTCTTGGTTACCTCATTGGTCCCAGCGTAGGGgccaccctcttctctcttacTCACCCTTCCATCGCCCGTGGCAACCCCGCTCCTCTGGAAGTGATGGACCGCGAGTTCTATCACAGGATCAGGAAGAACCGTGCCGACCCCAGGTTCCAGAGTGTGCAGAACATTGTGCCCGACTTCTATGGCGAGAAG ATTGTCTCTCTCTCTACCTACCGACGATGGCTGAGAGATCAAGCAGTCTACAAGAGAAAGGCCATGCACGGTGTTCCTAGCGAGGAGTTGTAA
- a CDS encoding malate dehydrogenase, NAD-dependent: MFARQVAKNSSSLARGFASSARSNRKVAVLGAAGGIGQPMSLLLKQNPGVTALSLYDIRGAPGVAADISHVNTHSTVKGFEKDDIKEALTGAEIVIIPAGVPRKPGMTRDDLFNTNASIVRDLAEACAEYCPKAFIGVIANPVNSTVPIFAEVYKKKGIFDEKRIFGITTLDVVRASRFLGEVKGKDPKDVKVTVVGGHSGVTIVPLLSQTPEGKDVSGEAYKALVHRIQFGGDEVVKAKAGTGSATLSMGYAGARFTDSLIRALNGETGVVEPTFVKSPLYESEGVEYFASNVELGPEGVKKINPVGQLSAEEQELLKACLPDLAKNIKKGVDFVKA, translated from the exons ATGTTCGCTCGCCAAGTCGCTAAgaactcctcttccctcgccAGGGGCTTCGCTTCCTCTGCCAGGTCTAACAGAAAGGTCGCTGTCCTCGGTGCCGCCG GTGGTATCGGTCAGCCCatgtctcttctcctcaagcAGAACCCCGGTGTCACGGCTCTTTCCCTCTACGACATTCGAGGTGCTCCCGGTGTTGCTGCTGACATTTCCCACGTCAACACTCACTCTACCGTCAAGGGGTTCGAGAAGGACGA CATCAAGGAGGCTCTTACTGGCGCCGAGATTGTGATCATCCCTGCTGGTGTCCCCAGGAAGCCCGGTATGAC CCGTGACGACCTTTTC AACACCAACGCCTCTATTGTCCGTGACCTCGCCGAGGCCTGTGCCGAGTACTGCCCCAAGGCTTTCATCGGTGTCATCGCTAACCCCGTCAACTCTACCGTCCCCATCTTCGCCGAGGTctacaagaagaagggcatctttgacgagaagaggatctTTGGTATCACCACCCTCGACGTTGTCCGAGCTTCCCGATTCCTCGGTGAGgtcaagggcaaggacCCCAAGGACGTCAAGGTCACCGTTGTCGGTGGTCACTCTGGTGTCACCATcgtccctctcctctcccagaCCCCCGAGGGCAAAGACGTCAGCGGTGAGGCTTACAAGGCCCTCGTTCACAGGATCCAGTTTGGTGGTGACGAGGTCGTCAAGGCCAAGGCCGGTACCGGTTCCGCTACCCTCTCTATGGGTTACG CTGGTGCCCGATTCACCGACTCTCTTATCCGAGCGTTGAACGGTGAGACTGGTGTCGTCGAGCCCACTTTCGTCAAGTCTCCCTTGTACGAGTCTGAGGGTGTCGAGTACTTTGCCTCTAACGTTGAGCTCGGCCCTGAGGGtgtcaagaagatcaacCCTGTTGGCCAGTTGAGCGCTGAGGAGCAGGAGTTGCTTAAGGCTTGTCTCCCCGA CCTTGCCAAGAACATCAAGAAGGGCGTTGACTTTGTCAAGGCTTAA
- a CDS encoding 26S protease regulatory subunit 7, translating to MAPKADWEKYDKKLTDEKEEKIVALDESDIQILKTYGQGPYSLHLKKIENQIKDIQKRVNEKMGVRESDTGLAPANLWDIPADKQRSGRPLQVARCQTIIKAANPPSGDQPLNPQDGAGAGNPEGDRYVISIKQVAKFVVGLGDEVSPTDVEEGMRVGVDQVTYKIMLPLPPKIDPSVTMMQVEERPSITYADVGGCKEQIEKLREVVELPLLEPERFVSLGIEPPKGVLLYGPPGTGKTLCARAVANRTDSTFIRVIGSELVQKYIGEGARMVRELFEMARSKKACIIFFDEVDAIGGARFDDGAGGDNEVQRTMLELINQLDGFDPRGNIKVIMATNRPDTLDPALLRPGRLDRKVEFSLPDNEGRTHILKIHGKSMSVERDIRYDLIARLCPNATGAELKAVATEAGMFAIRARRKVATERDFLDAVEKVIRQGSKFSSTALYAQYN from the exons ATGGCCCCTAAAGC TGACTGGGAGAAAT ACGACAAGAAGCTCAcggacgagaaggaggagaagattgtcg CTCTCGATGAGTCCGATATTCAGATCCTCAAGACATAT GGCCAAGGACCTTATTCTCTTCAcctcaagaagattgagaaCCAAATCAAAGATATCCAAAAGCGTGTGAACGAGAAGATGGGTGTTCGCGAGTCCGATACTGGGTTAGCACCTGCCAACCTTTGGGATATACCCGCGGATAAACAGAGGAGTGGAAGGCCGTTGCAGGTCGCTAGGTGTCAGACTATTATCAAGGCAG CCAACCCTCCGTCAGGCGACCAGCCTTTGAATCCCCAAGATGGTGCGGGTGCTGGTAATCCGGAAGGAGATCGATATGTCATCTCTATCAAGCAGGTGGCAAAGTTTGTGGTTGGTTTGGGCGACGAGGTATCACCGACtgatgtggaagagggtaTGCGAGTCGG GGTGGACCAAGTAACATACAAGATTATGCTCCCCTTACCGCCCAAGATTGATCCTTCAGTAACCATGATGCAAGTGGAGGAACGACCATCAATTACTTATGCCGATGTTGGTGGATGCAAGGAGCAGATTGAGAAGCTGCGAGAGGTTGTCGAATTACCCTTATTAGAG CCTGAGCGATTTGTCAGCCTCGGTATTGAACCCCCCAAGGGTGTCCTTCTCTATGGTCCTCCAGGTACCGGTAAAACTCTCTGTGCCCGAGCCGTCGCCAACCGAACCGACTCAACCTTTATACGTGTCATCGGTTCCGAACTTGTGCAAAAGTACATTGGTGAAGGTGCCCGAATGGTGCGAGAACTTTTCGAGATGGCTCGATCGAAAAAGGCGtgtatcatcttctttgatgAAGTCGATGCAATTGGTGGTGCGAGGTTTGATGACGGTGCTGGTGGAGACAATGAGGTGCAGCGGACCATGTTGGAGTTGATTAACCAATTGGATGGTTTTGACCCTAGAGGTAACATCAAGGTCATCATGGCCACTAACAG ACCCGATACCCTTGACCCTGCCCTTCTCCGTCCCGGTCGTCTGGACCGAAAAGTCGAATTCTCTCTCCCTGACAATGAAGGCCGAACACACATTCTCAAAATCCACGGGAAATCAATGTCCGTCGAGCGCGATATCCGATACGACCTCATTGCCCGTCTATGCCCCAATGCGACCGGTGCTGAACTCAAGGCTGTGGCGACAGAAGCGGGTATGTTCGCGATCAGGGCGAGAAGAAAGGTGGCCACAGAGAGAGACTTTTTGGATGCTGTTGAAAAGGTTATCAGGCAGGGCAGCAAGTTCTCTAGTACGGCGCTATATGCGCAGTATAACTAG